tttgtgaaaaaacccatcctcttcttcttttatcttcttttttccatcttttgttttgttacccttttgttggtttgtttgtttCTGTAAAGTTGAGAAAAAAGGGTAGAGCTTCAGACTTCAGAGTCCGTGGTTTGTCAGCTGAAACTGAGTGCTAGTACAGCAACAATCTGGTTGGGTCAGTGGGGATTTAGCCAcaagtttcaaatttcaaattacttGAACTAATTGAGTGCTATCAGCACTGCTGAGTACTCTCAGCACCAGAAGTATTGGTGGTTGTTTTGGGAATCAGTATCATGTCAACTGTGCAAGCACGCACTGGTAGACACAGGCAACGCTATGAGAACAACTTACGCCTTGTTTCTGGGTATGCatcctctcctctctctctctctctctctctctctctttaccTTCTACTCTTCCTTTTTGAAGAGCTTTTAGCTTTGAGCTTTCTATTTCATGTGTCTGTAACATATGGATTGAGAATGGAGATGGGTTTATTTGATCTCATGGCATAATCTTAAGGAGAGTGAGTTCAGGGGAAGAATATTTGATGCTCTTGACAAGGAGGGGGGGCATCTATAATTCCTGTGATAATTGTCTTGTTTTGATGATAGAGCCACAACCCAAAGTGGGTCTTATCATTGACTTTAGCGTATGAGCATTTGATGTTTCCCTCATCATTTTGTGTTTGTCGCATTTGTGGaagttatgatttttttttttaaagctttaaCATAGTGATTATCGCCGTTTAAATCGATTTTGACCTTTCTTTCTGGGGCATTGGGGCTGGGTTTGGGTGAGGATTCAGCAACAATCatatgcctttttctttttctttttaatctattcatttgtttattattattattattatgaagtgTAGTGAAGAGATGAGAATCTTGAGATCAccttttgttcctttttcctttgataAGATTATGAAACAGCTTTCTAAATCTCAGAAAGGCCATTGGGCTCCTTGATGTCTAAAGTCTCAGACTGATGTTCCAGAAGATGGGGCGTGCATGTGATGCGCCCTTTTCAAGCCTCATGCACCGTTATTTTTGACTTCCCAATTGCCCAAAAGCCAATTTTATATTCTGAAGCCTGAAAACTCCCCATCTTCGCCTTTGTTTAGGGGTGGAAAAAcatactcatatatatatatatttgagaatGCAAATCTGATGGgctttttttatattctaaagGTTTGATTTATGCATTTAAATACCATGGAAAAATGGGATCGCTTTCTTTTGAGATGGACATCCAAACATCCTCTCCATTTCTGAATCAGTGCCGTAAGCCTGAAGTTTTCATGAGTTAGTCTTGGAGATAGGATGTTTTGGTTGGCTTCAAATGGAATGGACTGGACATACACCTAATGGAATAATTCCGTGTTCTGAAGGACTTGAACATAATTGTTTTGACGATCGATGCTATAGTAAATGGGGTTGATCTGATTGTATATATACATGATTTGCAAGCATATCTTGGGGCTCAATATGTAATTGGTTACTGTATATGAAGGTTCTTCTGGGCTTCATTTGTTGTTCCTTACTAATTTAGTTCAAACAACAGATGTATTCCTTACAGACAGACCAAGAACCATGAAGACCACAGCACTGATTTGGAGAAGACAATAGAAGTTCTCATGATTTCTTCACCCAATCGCAATGACCTAGTGTTTCCCAAGGTACAATTTTCCTCCTCTCTTCCTCCCATATTGGTAATTGGTATAGAAGGATTGTTACCACTCTTAATTAAAATTCTGAGGTTTTGATTTTTGTCCTATGTTCGCTTGTCAGGGTGGATGGGAGGATGATGAGACCGTTGAAGAAGCAGCATGCCGTGAAGCCTTAGAGGAAGCAGGAGTGAAAGGAATTCTTAATGTATGTCCCTTTTCCTGCTTGATAATTGCCATTGTAGCTATTGTGGATGTGCATATGTATTCCATTACTTGAACTGCAAGAAGAGAGTACTTCACTTTGCTAGCTTGGATGGACTAGCTAAATTTTTTGTCATTGCATTTTCTCTTAGCTGAAGGATGCCTAAAACCCGATTGTGGTAAGATTAGAGAATCCAGCTGCATATGATGAACGTAGGgaggaaaattgaagaaatgctaatgttttataattgtcAACTCACTTAAATTGGGAAAATTCTAACTTCATCATGATTGAAATCAATATATTACCAAATATTTATGGCTCAAATATAGGTCTACAATGCAAATAAGAATTGAAATATAGCATGGATTTGAACTGCAGTAGAGTAAGTTTTTGGAATGAATGAACAGCATTCAACAGTTGCTTAATTGGCTCGAATGTGAAACATTCTTGGTCATGGATGAGTGTGTTGAATTGCAAGGCACTTTTGAATGGAACTGTCTTTTACTGTCCCTTCAGGTTGCATTAGATTCTTCGGCACCACTGTACTTGTTACTTATGCCAGTTTGCCTTATGGGAAATCGATTTTAAATATGTTCTATGCAGTCCCTCAAGGATCTGTTAGATTTCTTGCTGTTGCTGCCCATATGGTTGCCTCAGTTTTCTCTGTTCATGGAAGTTTCATTCCTTTGTGATTGAGTTGGATTAACAACAGAAAATATACAATTTCATAGTTGACATTTGACTTGGAACAGAGAGGGATTTCATAAGCTTCAAAGGCCTAAGAAACTTATGATTGTGGCAAAATATTCCTGGAAACTATTCTGAAAGTCAGGTTTCTTAAGCTTTGAACTATTTCTCAATCAGTTAGGATTTGTGTGGTTTGTATTGTTCATCTTATTTCTATTACcaaattaaaagcaaaaataaaaataaaaacaacaacaatgatGGTTTAAGTATCTTATCATCGATTACCCCATGTGGTCCTGCCTTTTGTTCGGTAAAAGTCGGACAGCAATCAATGGGGCTTCTGTATTGGAAGATACTCGGTGTTTACAAGACTATGGATATGATCATTGTCATCGACTCATCCTCAATATCTTTCTTCTGCAAAATGAATCATATGCTTGTTTTCTAGTATGATTATGATGATATAGAGCGGCATCTTTTCCAGTGATATGGTTCTAAACTTGAGAACACTAGTTGAACTGCTCTCACGATGTTTTCATCTAATAGACAGATTTTCTTTGTTCAGGAAAAATCCCTGGGTGTTTGGGAGTTCAGAAGCAAGAGCAGACAAGAAAACTGCTGTCTGGAAGGAGGGTGCAGAGGATACATGTTTGCATTAAAGGTGACTGAGGAGCTTGAGACCTGGCCAGAGAAGGAAAACCATGATAGGAAATGGGTAAGTATGCTAAGTAAGACGTAGTAGGGGAGTTATCCCAACTGCAACCCCCATATTCTTAACCACTACCGATATCTAAGTTTCTTGGTTTCCCTTAACAGCTAAGCATAAATGAGGCATTTGAACTGTGCCGCTATGAATGGATGCGTAGGGCACTTGAGGCGTTTTTGCAAGTCATGGAAGAGGACCGAGAACTTGAGAGGAGGGAAGAGGTCTACTCCCAAACCCAACACCAGTCCTCGTTCCAGATGTTGTGG
Above is a genomic segment from Vitis riparia cultivar Riparia Gloire de Montpellier isolate 1030 chromosome 14, EGFV_Vit.rip_1.0, whole genome shotgun sequence containing:
- the LOC117930997 gene encoding nudix hydrolase 12, mitochondrial-like, encoding MSTVQARTGRHRQRYENNLRLVSGCIPYRQTKNHEDHSTDLEKTIEVLMISSPNRNDLVFPKGGWEDDETVEEAACREALEEAGVKGILNEKSLGVWEFRSKSRQENCCLEGGCRGYMFALKVTEELETWPEKENHDRKWLSINEAFELCRYEWMRRALEAFLQVMEEDRELERREEVYSQTQHQSSFQMLWQSVQSCQPIAISLPVANTVAYAP